The Plasmodium falciparum 3D7 genome assembly, chromosome: 12 genome contains the following window.
tttgtttttgtcattttattgatttcatattataaatgaattTGTACCTTTATTTGTCATaagatatttattatttgttatattttatttcattttatttttttttttcttttttggaAATCATAACTCTTTAAGaagaacaatatataaaataaataaaaataaaatcatacatatatatatatatatatatatatatatatatatgttctttttttttgtaatgtCATTTGAATTATCGATTGATAccttttttcaattttaattGTTCTTACATATTTTAcctttgaaaaaaaaaaaaaaaaaatgtctgATTATTTTACCATTTTAAGCAACATATTTACCTCGACGTccttaaaaaagaaatatagtAGTAGGCTAAGCACAAAAAGTAAAAAGAATCAAAAGAGAGTAAAATTAATTCGCTTAAGAAATGGACATTTTAGAAGAATTGTAGATATATCAAATATTGAtgaaaaaagtatatttCCTAGATCATGCACCTTTGCTTCCATATCATCTGCATCAAAGGAAAATGGTTTgtcattaaaataattataataattaaattagatatcaaataaataatttaaatgtttaatacttattcattatattatatgcattattatttattaatttttttttttttttatttctcttTTTAGAAAGGAAAAACAGCTCAGAAGATACGAAAGAGCCCCAAGAGAATTTATACGGAAAAAGCAATACGTCGTCAAGTATtactataaaaattaattttgatGAAtctgatgaaaataaatctGATCAAGATAACCATTCGATAGATACAATATCAGATATTTCTTTTACACAGACAAGCAGAAAAAGTTTGGAAATTGAATCAAACACTTATGAGTCTTATAGGGAAGTTGAAAAGGAAGATATAGAAGAagaggaagaagaagaaaaagaagaggAATATgaggaagaagaagaagaagaggaATATgaggaagaagaagaagaagaagaagaagaatatgAGGAAGAAGGACTTAAAAcggaagaagaaaaagaagaagataataaagaagTAGAACCAgaagaagaattaaaagaagaagatgatAAAGAAGTAGAACCAGaagaagaaaaggaaaatgaacaaaaaaaagaggaaCAAGAAGAGAATAATTTGGAAGCACCATCAAAAACATTAATGAAAGGAGTTaagacaaatatatatttcttatctACGAAAGAAAGAATTGAAGCTCTTATgtgttataattatataagtaATGCTATAATATTTGAAAAGGGGAAATTcctaagatatatatttatgaataatgttaataatattatagttAATGaacatatgataaatatgttatgtaaaaaagaaaaaattaaatatattttatcaagCAATTCAATTATTATAGAATCTAATGATTTTATTAAACCTCTTATTATAGAATTTGATTCTAATAtttctaaaaaaatatttgttaAACATTTGAAAATGGTTGATAGTTTTAAATTAgatgataaattatatagGGAATATTTAAACGATCTATCAGAACATGAACGTGACCGCCTCAAACATGTTGAAAGTTTTTACTCAAATGCAATCAAAGTGcataatacataaaatatatatattatatgataaaggaatatattttattattataacctTTGGCTTAatcgtatatatatatatattatatttatttgtataaataatatttcttatgtGTACAATTTAATAGTATacacatttaataaaaaaaaaaaaaaaaaaaaatatatattatatatatatatatatatatatataaacaatttcttatttttcattgtacatcatctttttttgtatatatatatatatttttttttttttttttttttgatcaaATTATATACCttgtatgtataattttattatttcattaattTGATAGACCTTATCATTGATTTTTTAGATCTCGttctttattaaaataaataaataaataaataaatatatatatatatatatatatatatatatatatatatatatataatatatatatttacatatagtTGATGTTTTAAtgtttttatctttttatgttttaatgTTTCactgtttatattatttttctttttttttctaacttataaatatatatatatatatatatacataatatatgtatatattttttctccttaatttttatgatttaaTCATTTATGAAATTtaacatttctttttttttttttttttttttttatttaaaaaagggaaaacataattataaattacactttttgtatttataatatgtaataaatatatgaacttGCAAGATATATTcaattaataaaaagtattAATATAAGTATATCAAATAGTGAATccataacatataaattaaaaaaattacatataagtatacatattcttataatatgattaatGTAAtgatgtataaataatatatagtatacatgattatattttgtagttgtatataatatttttggaTATAAAcgcaataaaatatataaacaatctgaataatagtaataataataatattattattatttttaatatgtatgtgttgatataatttttgttaaAATCTCTTTTACATTATTACTATGAAACATGTCACTCTTTAAAGCGTCATGAAAATAcagattatatttattcttttattgaATATGATCCATTcttttgttataaaaaaggtaattaaaaaggaaaatttgtcgttttttatttttaatacaaaaaaaaaaaatgattatatggAATACATACCACaaagtgtatatatatatatatatatatatatatatttatatatatgtttatatatatgtttccaTTTCTGTACAGTTGAAATGGGAAGGAGAACAATATCATAAAACTAAGTTTCAGTTATATAGGACAAGATATTTTAGAAAGTATAGAACAATTCCATACATTAAAGATTCAGGGGAAACtcatataaatgaattaacCAGAGAAAGGGTTAGATTAAATAAACATACAGCAAATTCAATAACACTTGGAgctaattatttatttatttgtaatttGGATAATAGACTGTCTTCTAAGGATGTTACACACTTTTTCAATTATTTTGTTGGAATAGATAACTGTATAgcaaaaataaagaaaaatagatTTACAGGTatgtaaacatatatatatatatatatatatatgtacatatttatgtacatttgtttatatttatatatttgtttatttaattatatgtatatattattatatcctttttatttatttctcttTAGGACGAAATATGGGACACggtattttaaaatttaagaAACCTTGTGATGCCACCTtggttttattaaattatcaaGGTATTAAGTTGggagataaaaatattattttaacgGAAGCATTTAAAAATGATcatttaaaacaaaaaaaacatatctGTAATGTTATACCACCAAGTAGTAGATAttaaatgtttaaaaaaacaaataataaaataacatgaaaattttatatagtCAATGTTAAAAAACTATTATCACATGGAATATACATcaacattatataattatgaaataattataacattACACAAAATACAAACAAATTCAcaagaaaattattttttttttttagtataaATCGTGTTTAGTAAacaattattcatatttataaatacatatatatatatatatatatatatatatatatacacttttttttttttggtgttctatttgtatattatagtatattatatcatttttttattgtcatacgttaattttttttttttgtttcatatatatatatattattattattttattttattttatttttttttttttcattgacATTTTAAAAACTTCAAGACAATGCCTATAGCATTATTTAACTGTTTCTCGTAATTATTTGAGACATCTATTTTATTCAATTCAACGTTGTAAACTTTTACAAATCTGTTCGATATCCATCTTCTTTGTTTCTTggcatatttatatgttcttcGTATTAAATTGTCTTTACATTTTTCGAATAATTTTTGATCATCTATgttatccattttttttttaatatattcatcaaATTCTTTATAAGCAATACTTTGATTAATTCCTTTTGTAGGGAAACTTAATTTTCTATCATTGTTTATCTGTTTCAATTTGATGGCTTCATCTAACAATCCCTTAGATATCATTAAATCAACacgattttttattttcatttttaaaaggtcgtcatcattataatctaaataaaatatacatggaAAGAATCTCattttatctatattattatttttatgattttttatttttattaaatcactatgttttttattatatgtataaaaaatatctaAACTTCTACATACACGTTTTctatcatttttatgtaaCTGATTAGCTCTTTCTtcatcaatattttttaattcttcataaAGTTCCTCATTTGttttatgttcatatttatCTAATTCTACCATATCATCATTTCTTTCACCATTACATTTAATATcgttatttaattttaaatgttCATCTAGATAttcatcttcttttttaattatttgcCCATTATATGTTtgctcttttttttcttcttcttttcttATATCAATTACTGATTCCCATAATAAGGATTCAATATATAACAAGGTTCCTCCAGCAATAATCggaattttattatttcggttcatatttttaataaggGGTATggtataatttatatacttGTGAGCATTAAAGGTGTCATTAGGATGACATACATCTAGAAGATGATGTTTCACATCCTtcatttcttcttcttcgaCTTTAGCAATACCTACATTGAAATTTTGATACACTTGCATAGAATCTGCACTAATAATttcactttttattttatatttcattaattGTTCAGATAAATCTATACTAAATTTGGTTTTACCACTACATGTAACAcctataattataataattttttcttttttttgggAATTTCCATCTCTAAAAAAGTTCAATTGAGTAATATCTAGAGGattcataattttcataGGATCctcatttaaataatttatcatatCGTTCATTTTATGTGACATGAGTTCATCGTCTCCTTCCTCATTTTTAGTATTTATGCATTTACCTATTTTGCTATTATCCATATTCTTTTCCTTTCcgtttaattttaataaatttattatatcactATCATCAATATTTGAATTGCTCATATAAGTCTTTACATTGTTTTTCTTAAAAAGTTTCGatactattttataattactcTTATTTAATACTTTACGTAAACATTCTACTGTATTTATACGcctattatttattaaataagaatagcattttctgtttttatattttcgttGACAGCCCGTTGTCTTTAATTTACTACTATTAtacaataattttaatagattcttttttttcttatctatATTTGTTcttaacaaaataatattattaaaaacacGTTTCTccttttgtaatatattattcttttttatatcttctattttattcaacttaatattcttatcatatatcataaaaCAATTACCAACTCTAGTAGAAgtattgaattttttttttttgaataaattaatatttactaataatataaagtatATTAGTaacacatatttattaaaaggcatttatatttatataaatataatatatatgaattatatatacatgttggtacaataaatatttattttttaaaggtttatatgaataaatatgatttatatctatatatataaatataaaaaataaataaatataaacatatatatatatatatatttatttatttatttaatattaatcgtttctttcttattttagcatattatttttttttattcttattttattatatatttttttctcttctatttttatatattatacgtgtttacaaaaaaatgttaacaatatatagagaggcatttatttattcaacttatatatatatataatatatatatatttatatatgtatatacaatTAATAAGAAACAATttcatacaaaataaaatatatatatatatatatatatatatatatatatgtatatttttatttatatagtaataaaaatttgaggggaaaataaaacagtgaaaaaaataaaattaaaacaaaaaaaaaagaaaaagaaaaaaaaaaaaaaaaaaatttttttatctattcaacaattttttttgttatttctaAAAATTTTTCAAAGTCTGTAATTTTAATGTTTCGACTATGGGTGAATATTGAGCTATAACCTTTGAAATAGAAAAATGTAGAGCATCCTTTATCATTTCACTTTGtgcttttaataatttcatttGTAATTCTAAAATTTTTTGTCTTTCTAATTTTTCCGTAATGtccctttttttttgcatTTGCATAACCAATTCATCTATAGTTGGATAACTATCataagtaaaaaatataaaataaatagaatattatattatgtatatttttttttaactacATAAGTTTATAATTCTATTTTTAAACAAATACCTATAATCCGTTTGgcttatttttacatttaagATATTTCctgtattttcattttcttcttgcTCTAAAAATGATGACTGTGTTTGAGAACTtttctataaataaataaaaataaatattatttatatattattatctcaatctctttttttgttaaatattatataggaATGTACATTCACATTTTCCCTTTGTTCGGCTTTTCCCATTTCCTTCAACTCTTTCTCCAAGCTTCTATGTACAATCTGTATCAAAATGTCATTATGTAATAACATACGTgattaaaatatgtaaatgttcttatataaatataatgcacatatatatatatatatatatatatatatatatttatttatttatttatttatttatttacctGTTTATCAACTAAAAATGGATTCAATTGAAGTTGCATTTGTTTTTCTAATTCTAGCATTGTTATATCTGTCAATATATCTAATTCAGATATAGCCGTTTCAAACATctaggaaataaaaaaaaaaaaaaaaaaaaaaaaaaaaaaaaaaaggagatatttcatatattattaaaacgatatattataacattatattcgtattttttttattcttataaatattacagTTACTTCTTCATCTGTTCTGTATTGTTCTATTTCTtcaattttttcctttattaaAACGCTAGGTTCACTTATTTCAGTTAACTTGAGGAagtatttcaaaaaaaaagaaagttcAAAAATTGTACGTTTTCCCATTTTCAAtcacattttaaatattattgtgtatataacacatatatttatatattaagttaaatattttattttatttttttttttttatattttccatacCGATATTTTTACAGAAGGAATTGTtttgtttaaataattttgctCTAAGAATAATGTGTGTTTTCTAAGTTCGGGTGGTGGTAATGGTCCACCTTTTCTTTCATACATTTGAGAAACATTATCTGAAGTTTTCTCTTCATCAGTGGtttcctttatttttcttaaatttttctttttttttaaaatttttactGAATTAGAAATAACAGAACTTAAAATATTTGGGTCATTAAAAATGCTTAATGAATTTTCAACCgtatcttttattttcaacTTTGCCATGGACAaggatttattatattcatcttcGAGTTTTTGCATCATTccctat
Protein-coding sequences here:
- a CDS encoding RNA-binding protein, putative; its protein translation is MKIQIIFILLLNMIHSFVIKKLKWEGEQYHKTKFQLYRTRYFRKYRTIPYIKDSGETHINELTRERVRLNKHTANSITLGANYLFICNLDNRLSSKDVTHFFNYFVGIDNCIAKIKKNRFTGRNMGHGILKFKKPCDATLVLLNYQGIKLGDKNIILTEAFKNDHLKQKKHICNVIPPSSRY
- a CDS encoding tRNA delta(2)-isopentenylpyrophosphate transferase, putative, giving the protein MPFNKYVLLIYFILLVNINLFKKKKFNTSTRVGNCFMIYDKNIKLNKIEDIKKNNILQKEKRVFNNIILLRTNIDKKKKNLLKLLYNSSKLKTTGCQRKYKNRKCYSYLINNRRINTVECLRKVLNKSNYKIVSKLFKKNNVKTYMSNSNIDDSDIINLLKLNGKEKNMDNSKIGKCINTKNEEGDDELMSHKMNDMINYLNEDPMKIMNPLDITQLNFFRDGNSQKKEKIIIIIGVTCSGKTKFSIDLSEQLMKYKIKSEIISADSMQVYQNFNVGIAKVEEEEMKDVKHHLLDVCHPNDTFNAHKYINYTIPLIKNMNRNNKIPIIAGGTLLYIESLLWESVIDIRKEEEKKEQTYNGQIIKKEDEYLDEHLKLNNDIKCNGERNDDMVELDKYEHKTNEELYEELKNIDEERANQLHKNDRKRVCRSLDIFYTYNKKHSDLIKIKNHKNNNIDKMRFFPCIFYLDYNDDDLLKMKIKNRVDLMISKGLLDEAIKLKQINNDRKLSFPTKGINQSIAYKEFDEYIKKKMDNIDDQKLFEKCKDNLIRRTYKYAKKQRRWISNRFVKVYNVELNKIDVSNNYEKQLNNAIGIVLKFLKCQ
- a CDS encoding blood stage antigen 41-3 precursor encodes the protein MLLRHNSFCICIILVLCSVQRCLSDEQNINDWPIDFEYNSKSLPSIEVKLSPPENPLPQVSAEIKILESARLKLEEGMMQKLEDEYNKSLSMAKLKIKDTVENSLSIFNDPNILSSVISNSVKILKKKKNLRKIKETTDEEKTSDNVSQMYERKGGPLPPPELRKHTLFLEQNYLNKTIPSVKISLTEISEPSVLIKEKIEEIEQYRTDEEVTMFETAISELDILTDITMLELEKQMQLQLNPFLVDKQIVHRSLEKELKEMGKAEQRENVNKSSQTQSSFLEQEENENTGNILNVKISQTDYSYPTIDELVMQMQKKRDITEKLERQKILELQMKLLKAQSEMIKDALHFSISKVIAQYSPIVETLKLQTLKNF